A window from Prinia subflava isolate CZ2003 ecotype Zambia chromosome Z, Cam_Psub_1.2, whole genome shotgun sequence encodes these proteins:
- the GRAMD2B gene encoding GRAM domain-containing protein 2B isoform X3, giving the protein MVLMTEPRCDAEEPRAARAAGRRENRGAPRLSDGENGTDEKRKAGKSPTVSLHTPTSEMEYFDDRKRVDVARTKSSTDSPVLTVKSDSKIERKKRASNQLKANAHFHKLFLDVPIDEPLKQSFTCALQKEILYQGKLFLSENWICFHSKVFGKDTKISIPVLSVTLLKKTKTALLVPNALIIATVTDRYMFVSLLSRDTTYKLLKSICRHLDDTSMGNSPNPSSAESSFRADRPRTLPLDFNEDYSDLDGIVQQRRQEMEESSSTGSQTPELECFQDYHVVETETHLKVSKPEAKSVRSDAHSKRGPDGKARNSPRNGHSEAFRFLHKVKFQKLLSLNHVLVFYAILVCVLILSTFYMRYKISVLEERLMSMTAFDSHIKEHQVHQDLGSHLQINADALCDELTANLRKLEKIQNNLQQLLEDGE; this is encoded by the exons ATGGTGCTCATGACCGAGCCGCGGTGCGATGCGGAGGAGCCGAGGGCAGCGCGGGCCGCCGGCCGGCGGGAGAACAGGGGCGCTCCGCGGCT ttcagatggagaaaatggaactgatgaaaaaagaaaggctggaaaatcACCCACTGTGTCACTGCATACCCCTACCAGTGAAATGGAGTATTTTGATGACCGGAAAAGAGTTGATGTTGCTAG GACCAAGAGCAGCACAGATAGTCCAGTCCTGACAGTCAAGAGTGACTCCAAGATTGAAAGGAAAAAACGTGCCTCAAATCAG ttgaaGGCAAATGCACACTTTCATAAGCTGTTTCTAGATGTTCCCATTGATGAGCCACTGAAACAAA GCTTTacctgtgctctgcagaaagaaattCTGTACCAAGGAAAGTTATTCCTATCTGAAAACTGGATTTGCTTCCATTCCAAGGTTTTTGGTAAAGACACTAAG ATTAGTATACCTGTGCTGTCTGTGACACTtctgaagaaaaccaaaactgcCCTTCTTGTGCCAAATGCTCTGATCATAGCAACAGTGACAGATAGG TATATGTTTGTCTCACTGCTCTCCAGAGATACCACCTACAAGCTGTTAAAATCTATCTGTAGACATCTTGAC gATACAAGCATGGGCAACAGTCCAAATCCCTcttctgcagaaagcagcttcAGGGCTGATCGCCCTAGAACTCTGCCCCTG GATTTCAACGAAGATTATTCTGATCTGGATGGAATAGTGCAGCAGCGAAGACAAGAGATGGAAGagtccagcagcacaggctcaCAGACACCAGAGCTGGAATGCTTCCAAG ATTATCACGTTGTTGAAACAGAGACTCACTTGAAAGTTTCCAAGCCTGAGGCCAAGTCTGTTCGTTCAGATGCACATAGTAAACGTGGGCCTGATGGAAAAGCCCGAAACAGTCCTCGAAATG GCCATTCTGAAGCCTTCAGGTTCCTCCACAAAGTGAAGTTCCAGAAGCTCTTATCTCTGAACCATGTACTTGTATTTTATGCAATTCT tgtttgtgttttaataCTTTCTACCTTCTACATGAGATATAAAATCAGTGTCCTGGAGGAACGCCTTATGTCCATGACAGCCTTTGATTCACATATTAAAGA ACATCAAGTACACCAAGATTTGGGATCTCACCTGCAAATTAATGCTGATGCCCTTTGTGATGAGTTAACTGCTAATCTTAGAAAATTGGAAAAG